DNA from Tumebacillus sp. BK434:
CGGACAGGTGATCGCCGGCGTCTCGACCGACACCCGCAAGGACATGGCGGGGATGCTGTTCGTGCCGCTCGTCGGCGAGCGCTTTGACGCACATGATTTTCTTGACCGGGCCGAAGGGCAAGGGGCGGTCGCCGCGTTTTGGCAGCAGGATCATCCTGTGCCGGAGACGGGGCTGGCGCTGATCGAAGTCGAGGACACGCTGCTCGCGATGCAGCGCCTTGCCGCCGCATACCGCCGCCAGTTGTCGGTGCGCGTGGTCGGGATCACGGGCAGTAACGGCAAGACGTCTACGAAAGATATGATAACGGCCGTGCTGGCCGAATCGTTTCACGTGCAAAAGACGCTCGGCAACCTGAACAACCACATCGGGCTGCCCTTGATGATGCTGGCGCTGGAAGAAGACACCGACATCGCGGTGCTGGAGATGGGCATGAACCATGCGGGCGAGATCGAGCTCTTGGCGCAGCTTGCCGCGCCGGAGATCGGCGTGATCACCAACATCGGCGAAGCGCATATCGAGTACCTCGGCTCGCGCGCCGGCATCGCCGACGCGAAATGCGAGTTGATCGAGCAGTTGCCGAACGATGGCAAGGCGATTCTGTTTGGGGATGAACAGCTGTTGCGCGAGCGCGCCAACAAGACGCAGGCGGAGACGATCTGGTTCGGCTTCGCGGAAGGGAACGACCTGCAGGCGGTCGAGGTGGAGAATCGCGGCGTGCACGGCTCCCGCTTCTCAGTGCGGGGGGATGATACCCGCTATGAGCTGCCGGTGATGGGCCAGCACCAGCTTGGCAATGCGCTGGCGGCCGTCGCGGTCGGTCGCGCGTTTGGCATGAGCGGGGAGCGGATCAAAGCCGGGCTTGCCAAGGCGTCGCTGACGGCGCGCCGTCTGGAAGTGAAGCGCGCGAAGCTCGGCGGCACGGTGATCGACGATGCGTACAATGCCTCGCCGACCTCGATGCGTGCCGCTTTGACGATGTTTGCCGAGATGCCGGGCGGTTTTAAGGTAGCTGTGCTCGGGGGCATGCTGGAATTAGGGCCGGAGTCGGCGAGTATGCATCAAGCGATTGGCAACGAGCTGGCCGGACTGCCGCTCCAGCAGGTGGTCTGCGTAGGCGAGCTGGCGAAAGACATCGCTGCAGGTGCCCGCGCAGGCGGTTATCCGGACGGGCAGATCTGCGAGATGCCAGACAATGCGGCTGCCATCGCGTATTTGGAAGAGCTGCTGCGCCAACACGTAAGCGAGGCGGACGGCGGAGCGATTCTGCTGGTCAAAGCGTCGCTTGGCATGAACTTTGTTGAAATCGTGCGGGCGCTGGTCTGAGCGCCCCACGCTGAAGTGTTCGTTTGATTGGTCTGTTTGATTTGTGTTGACGGTAAGGGAGGACCAGAGGTCATGGATATGCAAATATTATTGTGGACGACAGGTGTTAGTTTTGTGATCGCGCTTTTACTCGGTCCACTGTTCATCCCGTTTTTGCGGCGCTTGAAGTTTGGCCAGGCGATCCGCGCGGAAGGACCGCAAGGGCATCAAAAGAAAGCGGGAACTCCGACGATGGGCGGGGTGATCTTCCTGATCGCGATGGCGATCACGGCGATCAAATTTTCCGATTTGTCGCCCGAGCTCTGGCTGCTCCTGTTTGTGACGCTGGCGTACGGCGCGGTTGGATTTATGGATGACTACATCAAAGTCGCGCTGAAGCGCAACCTGGGACTGAAAGCCCGTCAAAAGCTGATCGGGCAGATTTTAGTCGGCGTCGTGCTCTATGTGGTGATGTTTTATACCGGCATGATCGACATGACGATTTCGATTCCGTTTATCGACGCACAATGGGATCTCGGCTTTTTCTATCTTCCGTTCTTAGTGCTGATCGTCATCGCCTCATCGAATGCTGTCAACTTGACGGACGGTCTGGACGGACTCGCCGCCGGCACGACCGCGATCGCCTTTGGCTCGTACGCGGTGCTGGCGTGGTGGACGTCGAATATGGATGTGGCGATCTTCTGCGCGGCGATGGTCGGCGGCTTGATCGGCTTCCTCGTCTTCAACGTGCACCCGGCGAAAGTCTTCATGGGCGACACCGGCTCGCTGGCGCTGGGCGGCGCGCTGGCGACGGTGGCGATTTTGACCAAGACGGAGATCTGGCTGGTGCTGATCGGCGGCGTGTTTGTCGTCGAGGTGCTGTCGGTGATCATTCAGGTCATCTCGTTCCAGACGTTTGGCAAGCGCTTGTTCAAGATGAGCCCGCTGCACCACCATTTCGAACTGCTCGGCTGGTCGGAGTGGCGCGTCGTCGGCACGTTCTGGACGGCAGGATTGTGCCTGGCGGTCTCCGCGCTGGTCTTGTATCTTAACTAAGAAGGTGAAGAGGAACGTGAACTTTCAAGGGAAAAACGTGCTCGTGCTCGGCGTCGCCCGCTCCGGCGTGGCGGCCGCACGCCTCTTGCATGCACGCGGTGCGCACGTGACGGTCAACGACCAAAAGCTGCTTGCGGATATGATCAAAGATGCTGCTGAGCTTCAAGCGTTGGGCATTGAAGTGATCGGCGGGGGGCACCCGGATGGCATTGTCCATCCGGGTCTCGATTTTGTCGTCAAGAATCCGGGGATTCCGTACTCCGCGCCGCCGGTCAAACAGGCGCTGGAATTGGGCATCCCTGTGCTGACCGAAGTGGAGATCGCGTATCGGCTGGCGCAAGCGCCGATCATCGGCATCACCGGCAGCAATGGCAAGACGACGACTACGACGCTGGTCGGCGAAATGTTGGACGCAGCCGGGCTGCAGCCTGTCGTGGCCGGCAACATCGGCCGCGCTTTGAGCGACGTGGTGGAAGACGTGACGGCCGAGCAGTGGCTGGTCGCGGAGCTGTCGTCGTTTCAACTGATGGGCACGCAGGAGTTCCGCCCGAAGATCGGGGCCTTGTTGAACATCTATCCGGCGCATCTCGACTATCACGGGACGCTGGAGGAATACAGAGACGCCAAGTATCGCCTGTTCGCCAACCAGACGGCTGACGATATTGCCGTCCTGAACTGGGACCAGCAACTGGTGCGCGATGTGCAATCGTTTGCAGAATCAAAATTGTTCCCCTTTTCGCTGAAAGAGGTATTAGATGAGGGCGTTTTTGTCAAGGATGGATACATCCATGCTCGTATGCACGGCAAGGAACTCTCTCTGCTCCCGGTGAGTGAAGTGGCGCTCAAAGGGGAACACAACTTGGAAAATCTGCTGGCCGCTGCTGCGATGGCGCTGGCAGCCGGAGCGGACGTTGGCGCGATCGCGCAAGTGGCGCGCACGTTTTCGGGCGTCGAACACCGCCTTGAGCATGTGGCGACACATCACGGTGTCGCTTATTACAATGATTCAAAGTCGACCAACTCGACGGCGGCGACGATGGCGATCAACACGTTTGCCGATCATAGCGTGGTGCTGATCGCAGGCGGTCTGGACCGCGGCGTCGATTTTCTGGAACTGGTGCCGGTGTTTGCGAAGAAAGTCAAATATGTCGCAGCGATCGGCCAGGCTGCCGACAAGATGCTGCACGTGGCGGAGCAGGCCGGCATCGGCGGCGTGAAGGTGGCGACGCTGGAAGATGCAGTCTCAGCCGCGCATCGCCAGGCACAGGCTGGTGACGTGGTGCTGCTGTCGCCGGCGTGTGCGAGCTGGGACATGTTTGGTTCATTCGAAGAGAGAGGAAGCATGTTTAAAAAAGCTGTGCATACATTATAGCGATTGGACGAGACCGAGCACCGGGGGTGAACGTTGCCTTGAAGGGCAAGATCAAAACGTATCCGGACACGCTGATCATCCTGTCTACACTGATGCTTCTGGGAATCGGCGTCATTATCGTCTATAGTGCCAGTGCTGTGCTTGCTGCTCAAAAAATGGGTGATGCATTCTTCTATGCCCAGCGTCAATTGATGTGGGCGGTGCTTGGGATCATCGCGATGTTTGCGATGATGAACTATGATTACCACAAGCTGAAGAAAATCGCCAAACCGCTTTTGATCATCTGTTTTCTGTTTTTGATCGCTGTAGCGATTCCGGGCATCGGTACGGTGCGTGGGGGGTCGCGGGCCTGGCTTGGGATCGGCTCCCTCGGGATTCAGCCGTCCGAGTTTGCCAAGCTCGGGATCATCATCTATTTTGCGTACATGCTGTCGCGGTATCAGGACAGAATCGTCGAGTTCAAACGAGGGCTACTGCCGCCGCTTGGAATTGCCATCGCCGCTGTCGGTTTGATCATGCTGGAGCCGGACCTCGGACAGAGCACCGTCCTGATGGGCACCGTCATCATCATCCTCTTCGCCGCAGGGGCGCAAATCAAACACTTGCTCGGTTTGGCCAGTCTGGCAATTCCCGCGTTCATCGCGCTCGTCGTGGTGGCGCCGTACCGCTTGAAGAGGATCGTCGCATTTATGGACCCTTGGGCCTATCAGTTGGACGAGGGGTATCACATCATCCAGTCGCTGTATGCGATCGGACCGGGCGGGCTGCTCGGCTTGGGACTTGGCCGCAGTCGGCAAAAGTTCCTCTACCTGCCGGAGCCGCAGACCGACTTCATTTTCTCGATCCTTGCCGAAGAGCTTGGCTTCATCGGCGGGGCCACGCTGCTCGGACTGTTCCTGCTGCTCGTCTGGCGGGGATTGCGCACCGCGATCACGGCACCGGACACGTTCGGTTCGCTGCTCGCTGTGGGCATCACGGGGATGATCGCCGTGCAGGTCATCATCAACGTCGGAGTGGTCACCGGCTCGATGCCGGTCACCGGGATTACGCTTCCGTTCATCAGCTATGGGGGATCTTCGCTCACACTGATGCTTACGGGGGTGGGGATACTGCTCAACATCTCACGACAGACAAGGTGACGCTCCCCGCTTCCCGTTATATAATGGATGTAAAGTTCGCAGTGTCTACCTGAGCTTTGCGGCTCAGGTTTTTTTGTTTGTAGTAGGCAGATGTCACATATTTTCCGCGACCTCCATATCATGGGGATACGAAGTGCGGAACTTGAGTTCACCTAACTTGTCAGGTTTGATCTGGAGGTACGACATGAAGAAAGAGCAGACGATATCCCTTTTTGCAAACGAAGACGTCGGCACGGTGCTGCTGGAGGAGCCGCTTTCCAAGCACACCTCCTGGAAGATCGGCGGCCCGGCAGACGTGTTCGTCTTGCCAACCACAATTGAACATCTCGTGCGGATCATGGAATTGACCCATGAACATCAGATTCCCTGGT
Protein-coding regions in this window:
- the mraY gene encoding phospho-N-acetylmuramoyl-pentapeptide-transferase; protein product: MDMQILLWTTGVSFVIALLLGPLFIPFLRRLKFGQAIRAEGPQGHQKKAGTPTMGGVIFLIAMAITAIKFSDLSPELWLLLFVTLAYGAVGFMDDYIKVALKRNLGLKARQKLIGQILVGVVLYVVMFYTGMIDMTISIPFIDAQWDLGFFYLPFLVLIVIASSNAVNLTDGLDGLAAGTTAIAFGSYAVLAWWTSNMDVAIFCAAMVGGLIGFLVFNVHPAKVFMGDTGSLALGGALATVAILTKTEIWLVLIGGVFVVEVLSVIIQVISFQTFGKRLFKMSPLHHHFELLGWSEWRVVGTFWTAGLCLAVSALVLYLN
- the spoVE gene encoding stage V sporulation protein E, with the protein product MKGKIKTYPDTLIILSTLMLLGIGVIIVYSASAVLAAQKMGDAFFYAQRQLMWAVLGIIAMFAMMNYDYHKLKKIAKPLLIICFLFLIAVAIPGIGTVRGGSRAWLGIGSLGIQPSEFAKLGIIIYFAYMLSRYQDRIVEFKRGLLPPLGIAIAAVGLIMLEPDLGQSTVLMGTVIIILFAAGAQIKHLLGLASLAIPAFIALVVVAPYRLKRIVAFMDPWAYQLDEGYHIIQSLYAIGPGGLLGLGLGRSRQKFLYLPEPQTDFIFSILAEELGFIGGATLLGLFLLLVWRGLRTAITAPDTFGSLLAVGITGMIAVQVIINVGVVTGSMPVTGITLPFISYGGSSLTLMLTGVGILLNISRQTR
- the murF gene encoding UDP-N-acetylmuramoyl-tripeptide--D-alanyl-D-alanine ligase, yielding MIRRTLQEIAAMAQGKLRQGDGGQVIAGVSTDTRKDMAGMLFVPLVGERFDAHDFLDRAEGQGAVAAFWQQDHPVPETGLALIEVEDTLLAMQRLAAAYRRQLSVRVVGITGSNGKTSTKDMITAVLAESFHVQKTLGNLNNHIGLPLMMLALEEDTDIAVLEMGMNHAGEIELLAQLAAPEIGVITNIGEAHIEYLGSRAGIADAKCELIEQLPNDGKAILFGDEQLLRERANKTQAETIWFGFAEGNDLQAVEVENRGVHGSRFSVRGDDTRYELPVMGQHQLGNALAAVAVGRAFGMSGERIKAGLAKASLTARRLEVKRAKLGGTVIDDAYNASPTSMRAALTMFAEMPGGFKVAVLGGMLELGPESASMHQAIGNELAGLPLQQVVCVGELAKDIAAGARAGGYPDGQICEMPDNAAAIAYLEELLRQHVSEADGGAILLVKASLGMNFVEIVRALV
- the murD gene encoding UDP-N-acetylmuramoyl-L-alanine--D-glutamate ligase gives rise to the protein MNFQGKNVLVLGVARSGVAAARLLHARGAHVTVNDQKLLADMIKDAAELQALGIEVIGGGHPDGIVHPGLDFVVKNPGIPYSAPPVKQALELGIPVLTEVEIAYRLAQAPIIGITGSNGKTTTTTLVGEMLDAAGLQPVVAGNIGRALSDVVEDVTAEQWLVAELSSFQLMGTQEFRPKIGALLNIYPAHLDYHGTLEEYRDAKYRLFANQTADDIAVLNWDQQLVRDVQSFAESKLFPFSLKEVLDEGVFVKDGYIHARMHGKELSLLPVSEVALKGEHNLENLLAAAAMALAAGADVGAIAQVARTFSGVEHRLEHVATHHGVAYYNDSKSTNSTAATMAINTFADHSVVLIAGGLDRGVDFLELVPVFAKKVKYVAAIGQAADKMLHVAEQAGIGGVKVATLEDAVSAAHRQAQAGDVVLLSPACASWDMFGSFEERGSMFKKAVHTL